In Aestuariibaculum lutulentum, one DNA window encodes the following:
- a CDS encoding lysophospholipid acyltransferase family protein: MQFLAYILVYPLLWFISILPFPLLYLVSDGLYILMYYIVGYRKKVVKSNIKLVFPEKTDEEVLFITKKFYKHLCDMFLEMTKTLTISEKELNKRFKIKNPEEFKRLESLNKSIIIMFGHYASWEWSLALQNYINFNGLAVYKKLSNKYFDGLVRRMRSKYNTTLISTKETISTINENESQNIKSIMAFLSDQSPRLTKEVYWGHFMGIEVPCFTGAERLAKKLDLTTAFLKVTKVKRGHYEAEIKTLAENSTEYKDYELTDMFLREVEKQIQDAPEYYFWTHKRWKYKDRKPE, translated from the coding sequence ATGCAATTTCTAGCATATATTCTGGTTTATCCACTTTTATGGTTTATATCCATACTACCATTTCCTTTGCTTTATCTTGTTTCAGATGGCTTATATATACTCATGTACTATATTGTAGGGTACCGAAAAAAAGTCGTAAAGAGCAACATTAAACTTGTTTTTCCTGAAAAGACGGATGAAGAAGTTTTATTCATTACAAAAAAATTCTACAAGCATTTATGTGATATGTTTTTAGAAATGACTAAAACACTAACTATATCTGAAAAGGAATTAAACAAACGTTTCAAAATAAAAAACCCGGAGGAGTTTAAACGACTTGAAAGTTTAAACAAAAGTATTATTATAATGTTTGGTCATTATGCCAGCTGGGAATGGTCATTAGCATTACAAAATTATATAAATTTTAATGGGCTAGCTGTTTATAAAAAATTATCAAATAAATATTTTGACGGTTTGGTAAGACGCATGCGCTCTAAGTATAACACCACTCTTATCAGTACAAAAGAAACCATTAGCACCATAAATGAAAACGAGAGCCAGAATATTAAAAGCATTATGGCTTTTCTGAGTGATCAATCTCCTCGCCTAACGAAGGAAGTTTACTGGGGTCATTTTATGGGAATTGAAGTTCCTTGCTTTACTGGCGCCGAACGTTTAGCTAAAAAATTAGACTTAACCACAGCCTTTTTAAAAGTCACAAAGGTAAAACGCGGACATTATGAAGCTGAAATAAAAACATTAGCAGAAAACAGTACTGAATATAAGGATTATGAATTAACCGACATGTTTTTACGCGAAGTTGAAAAACAAATTCAGGACGCTCCTGAATATTATTTCTGGACACATAAACGTTGGAAATACAAAGACAGAAAACCAGAATAA
- a CDS encoding retropepsin-like aspartic protease: MKFILSILSLFLFVNIHSQNTNLNKGKSSKQYFESIPIEIVKNKIILPVDIQGKTYRFILDTGAPNVISNELKEILNTSKTKTISITDANGKQNQLELILLDKLKIGTVEFTKTPTLIYDLNADPVFKCFKVDGFIGSNLLRHSILQINMKSKKILITDDSKNLELNKSEALEIQFIDNQSSPYIWINLEGKQKARERILVDTGMSEFYNIALENFKLLNTKEIFKIKGKSTGASGVGLFGTQPINEQYKVLTPILKLNHVIFENVPAQTSNDNNSKIGTKLLQKGITTIDYKNKKFYFESDTNTIKVNRPELGFSFSVKDENVIIGYIWNESLKSKLHYGDQLLEINTTPVNLCDIVTSEKISDDLNPIKMKIQPVKGDIFEITVNKE; encoded by the coding sequence ATGAAATTTATTTTAAGCATCTTGAGTCTATTTTTATTTGTTAACATTCACTCTCAGAACACCAATTTAAATAAAGGAAAATCTTCAAAGCAATATTTCGAATCCATCCCCATTGAAATAGTTAAAAATAAGATTATTTTACCTGTGGACATTCAAGGAAAAACCTATCGCTTTATTCTTGATACCGGAGCTCCAAATGTTATTTCAAACGAGTTGAAAGAAATTTTAAACACCTCAAAAACTAAAACTATTTCAATAACAGATGCCAACGGAAAGCAAAACCAATTAGAATTAATATTACTTGATAAACTAAAAATAGGTACTGTAGAATTTACCAAAACACCAACCCTGATTTACGACTTAAATGCCGACCCAGTTTTTAAATGCTTTAAAGTAGATGGATTTATTGGCAGTAATCTTTTAAGACATTCGATTCTTCAGATTAATATGAAAAGTAAGAAGATACTTATTACTGATGATTCTAAAAACTTGGAATTAAACAAAAGTGAAGCTTTAGAAATTCAATTTATAGACAATCAAAGTAGCCCATACATCTGGATTAATCTGGAAGGAAAACAAAAAGCCAGAGAGCGGATTTTAGTAGATACAGGCATGAGCGAATTTTACAATATCGCTTTAGAAAACTTTAAACTGTTAAACACAAAAGAAATATTTAAAATTAAAGGTAAAAGCACAGGTGCTTCTGGAGTAGGTCTTTTTGGAACGCAGCCAATTAATGAACAATATAAAGTTTTAACACCTATATTAAAACTAAACCATGTGATTTTTGAAAATGTTCCTGCGCAGACATCTAACGACAATAACTCAAAAATAGGAACCAAATTGCTACAAAAAGGGATAACCACTATAGATTACAAAAACAAAAAATTCTATTTTGAATCTGATACCAACACTATAAAGGTTAACCGCCCAGAATTAGGATTTTCATTTTCTGTAAAAGACGAAAACGTTATTATTGGATATATCTGGAACGAAAGCTTGAAAAGCAAATTACATTATGGAGATCAACTCTTAGAAATAAATACCACCCCTGTAAATTTATGTGACATTGTTACCTCTGAAAAAATCTCTGATGACCTAAACCCAATAAAAATGAAAATACAACCTGTTAAAGGAGATATCTTTGAAATAACCGTTAACAAAGAATAG
- a CDS encoding DUF3124 domain-containing protein — MATKILSTILIAVLFLQSCDKDKEYSSIDEVNWKSRTVHSVLPDSLIKGKTYLSVYSQIYSETEHRIHSLTATVSIRNINEKDTVYIDKATYFDTHGNAIRTYFDKTIYVAPMEAVEIVIDERDEEGGTGANFLFNWRIKGSSNSPFFESVMISTSGQQGISFTTQGKELK, encoded by the coding sequence TTTTAATTGCAGTACTTTTTTTGCAGTCATGCGATAAAGATAAAGAATACAGTTCTATTGATGAAGTCAACTGGAAAAGCAGAACGGTTCATTCGGTGTTACCTGATTCTTTAATTAAAGGGAAAACGTATTTATCGGTGTATTCTCAAATTTATAGTGAAACAGAACATCGTATTCACAGTTTAACGGCTACTGTAAGTATTAGAAATATTAATGAAAAGGACACGGTTTATATTGATAAAGCTACCTATTTTGATACACATGGAAATGCCATTCGAACCTATTTCGATAAGACAATTTATGTTGCGCCTATGGAAGCTGTAGAGATTGTTATTGATGAACGTGACGAGGAAGGAGGAACCGGAGCTAATTTTTTATTCAATTGGCGAATTAAAGGGTCTTCAAATTCTCCATTTTTTGAAAGTGTCATGATTTCAACTTCAGGACAACAAGGTATTTCTTTCACAACTCAAGGAAAAGAACTGAAATAG
- a CDS encoding LysM peptidoglycan-binding domain-containing protein: protein MTVKEKYQPVLDLGEALNVANGNVEETENKLKVWGTTKTQYEKNLLWDKIKEIGGDSPEDIMADIKVEDTSVYHRHIVKSGETLGKIARHYYKDASKYQAIFEANTDKLKNPDLIYPDQELVIPNL from the coding sequence ATGACTGTAAAAGAAAAATACCAACCGGTTTTAGATTTAGGAGAAGCTCTTAATGTCGCAAATGGTAACGTTGAAGAAACAGAAAACAAATTAAAAGTTTGGGGAACAACTAAAACACAATACGAAAAAAACCTACTTTGGGATAAAATAAAGGAAATTGGAGGCGACAGCCCGGAAGATATTATGGCCGATATTAAAGTTGAAGACACCAGTGTTTACCACAGACACATTGTAAAAAGTGGTGAAACTTTAGGTAAAATTGCAAGACACTATTATAAAGATGCTTCAAAATATCAGGCTATTTTTGAAGCCAACACAGACAAGCTAAAAAATCCTGATTTAATTTATCCCGATCAGGAATTGGTGATACCGAATTTGTAA
- the porQ gene encoding type IX secretion system protein PorQ — protein sequence MLKKIIVAFSVFTSGISYAQLGGEATYQFLNLVSSPRQAALGGKVLTNVDYDVTQGLFNPATINPEMDNQLALNYTSYLGGISYGTASYAYTLDRRTQTFHGGITYINYGSFDGYDEDGNSTGTFTGSETALSLGYALQIGYSDFYFGGNLKLITSKLEQYNSFGVAVDLGLIYIDEVNDFHAALAIRNLGTQITTYAGLQEKLPLEVDFGMSQTLENVPIRWHVTLENLQEWPIARPNPARVTSDLSGNQTEEKVGFLGQVIRHTIIGAEVFPESGFNIRLGYNFRRAEELRLVDQRNFSGLSAGFSVKLNKLRFSYTHAKYTSAANSNFFGLQIDLQ from the coding sequence ATGCTAAAGAAAATTATTGTCGCTTTTTCTGTATTTACATCAGGTATCTCCTATGCACAGTTAGGAGGGGAAGCAACGTATCAGTTTTTGAACTTAGTCTCTTCACCACGTCAGGCTGCACTTGGAGGAAAGGTGTTAACCAATGTCGATTACGATGTTACTCAAGGGCTTTTTAATCCGGCAACGATTAATCCGGAAATGGATAATCAGTTAGCATTGAATTACACGAGTTATTTAGGAGGTATTAGTTATGGAACGGCATCTTATGCTTACACCTTAGATAGACGTACACAAACGTTTCACGGTGGGATCACTTATATTAATTATGGGTCTTTTGATGGTTACGATGAAGATGGTAATTCTACAGGAACATTTACAGGAAGCGAAACCGCTTTGTCTTTGGGCTATGCTTTGCAGATAGGCTATTCTGATTTTTATTTTGGTGGAAATTTAAAATTAATAACGTCTAAATTAGAACAGTACAATTCATTTGGAGTAGCGGTAGATTTAGGCTTAATTTATATTGATGAGGTTAATGACTTTCATGCCGCTTTAGCTATTCGAAATTTAGGAACTCAAATCACTACCTACGCTGGGCTTCAGGAAAAATTACCGTTGGAAGTCGATTTTGGAATGTCGCAAACTTTAGAAAATGTGCCTATCCGATGGCATGTAACTTTAGAGAATTTACAGGAATGGCCAATAGCCCGACCCAATCCAGCACGTGTTACGAGTGACTTAAGCGGAAATCAAACCGAAGAGAAAGTAGGTTTTTTAGGTCAGGTGATTCGTCACACTATTATTGGTGCTGAGGTGTTTCCTGAGAGTGGATTTAATATCAGGTTAGGTTATAATTTCAGAAGAGCAGAGGAGTTGCGTTTGGTTGATCAGCGTAATTTTTCTGGGTTATCAGCAGGTTTTTCAGTTAAATTAAACAAACTGCGTTTTAGTTATACGCATGCAAAGTATACCAGTGCAGCGAATTCTAACTTTTTTGGTTTGCAAATAGATTTACAATAA
- the lon gene encoding endopeptidase La has translation MKKSNFLTLDSLSLQDFDENAELIPLMTPEDEEEINNEELPETLPILSLRNTVLFPGVVIPITAGRDKSIKLINDANKGSKIIGVVAQKDESVENPSAKEIHEVGTVAKILRVLKMPDGNVTVIIQGKKRFKVAEVITEEPYMNATVRDLPEAKPAVKNKEFSAIIDSIKELALNIIKESPNIPSEASFAIKNIESNSFLINFVSSNMNLTVAEKQSLLEVDDLKKRALATLKFMNIEFQKLELKNDIQSRVQMDMSQQQREYFLHQQMKTIQEELGGVNHEEEIEEMRERALTKEWDEKVANHFDKELSKMQRMNPQVAEYSIQRNYLELFLDLPWNEYSQDKFDLKRAKKILDREHFGLEDVKRRIIEYLAVLKLRNDMKSPILCLYGPPGVGKTSLGKSIAEALGREYVRISLGGLRDEAEIRGHRKTYIGAMPGRIIQSLKKAGTSNPVFVLDEIDKLTNSHNGDPSSAMLEVLDPEQNSEFYDNFLEMGYDLSKVMFIATSNSLGSIQPALRDRMEIINVTGYTIEEKVEIAKRHLLPKQLKEHGLNDSHLKIGKPQLEKIVEGYTRESGVRGLEKQIAKMVRHAAKNIAMEEEYNIKVTNEDIIEVLGRPKLERDKYENNNVAGVVTGLAWTSVGGDILFIESILSKGKGMLNITGNLGKVMKESATIAMEYIKANADEFGIDNEVFDKYNVHIHVPEGATPKDGPSAGITMLTSLVSLFTQKKVKKHLAMTGEITLRGKVLPVGGIKEKILAAKRAHIKEIILCEENRRDIEEIKQDYLKGLTFHYVTDMSEVIKIAVTNQKVTNAKKL, from the coding sequence ATGAAGAAATCTAATTTTTTAACCCTTGACAGTTTGTCATTACAGGATTTTGATGAAAATGCAGAATTAATTCCTTTAATGACACCTGAAGATGAAGAAGAAATAAACAACGAAGAGTTGCCCGAGACATTACCTATTCTTTCATTAAGAAATACGGTTCTGTTTCCTGGGGTAGTTATACCTATTACAGCTGGTCGTGATAAGTCTATTAAACTAATTAACGATGCAAACAAAGGCTCTAAAATTATAGGAGTTGTCGCTCAAAAAGACGAGTCGGTAGAAAACCCATCAGCTAAAGAAATTCATGAGGTTGGTACCGTTGCTAAAATTTTACGTGTTTTAAAAATGCCTGATGGTAATGTAACGGTTATCATTCAAGGTAAAAAGCGTTTTAAAGTAGCAGAGGTTATTACAGAAGAGCCTTATATGAATGCTACGGTAAGAGATTTACCGGAAGCAAAGCCAGCAGTGAAGAATAAGGAGTTTTCAGCAATTATTGATTCTATTAAGGAATTAGCTTTAAACATTATTAAGGAGAGTCCGAATATTCCAAGTGAGGCATCTTTTGCTATTAAAAACATTGAAAGTAATTCGTTTTTAATCAATTTCGTGTCATCAAATATGAATTTAACGGTAGCTGAAAAGCAATCGTTATTAGAAGTTGATGACCTTAAGAAACGTGCATTGGCGACTTTGAAATTCATGAATATTGAGTTTCAAAAACTGGAACTTAAAAACGATATTCAGTCCAGAGTACAAATGGACATGAGTCAGCAGCAACGTGAATATTTCCTGCATCAGCAAATGAAAACCATTCAGGAAGAATTGGGTGGTGTGAACCATGAGGAAGAGATTGAGGAAATGCGTGAGCGTGCGCTTACCAAAGAATGGGATGAGAAAGTAGCGAATCATTTTGATAAAGAGTTATCGAAAATGCAACGCATGAATCCTCAGGTAGCAGAGTATTCTATTCAGCGCAACTATTTAGAGCTGTTTTTAGATTTACCATGGAATGAATACAGCCAGGATAAATTCGATTTAAAACGCGCTAAAAAGATTTTAGATCGTGAGCATTTCGGATTAGAAGATGTAAAACGCCGTATTATTGAATATTTAGCGGTGTTAAAATTGCGTAACGATATGAAGTCGCCAATTTTATGTCTTTACGGACCTCCGGGTGTTGGTAAAACATCGTTAGGAAAATCTATTGCTGAAGCGTTAGGCAGAGAGTATGTGCGTATTTCGTTAGGTGGCTTGCGTGATGAAGCTGAGATTCGAGGTCATAGAAAAACCTATATTGGTGCTATGCCAGGGCGTATTATTCAGAGTTTGAAAAAGGCAGGAACATCGAATCCTGTATTTGTTCTTGATGAAATCGATAAGTTAACCAATTCGCATAACGGCGATCCATCTTCAGCAATGCTTGAAGTTTTAGATCCTGAGCAAAACAGTGAATTCTATGATAACTTCCTTGAAATGGGTTACGATCTTTCTAAAGTCATGTTTATAGCAACATCTAATAGCTTAGGAAGTATTCAGCCGGCTTTGCGTGACCGTATGGAGATCATTAACGTTACTGGATATACTATCGAGGAAAAGGTAGAGATAGCAAAACGTCACTTATTACCTAAGCAGTTAAAAGAGCACGGACTTAACGATTCTCATTTAAAGATAGGAAAACCGCAACTGGAGAAAATTGTAGAAGGTTATACCAGGGAATCTGGTGTTCGTGGCCTAGAAAAGCAAATAGCTAAAATGGTACGTCATGCAGCTAAGAATATCGCTATGGAAGAAGAGTACAATATCAAAGTGACGAACGAAGATATTATAGAAGTGCTTGGTAGACCAAAATTAGAGCGCGATAAGTACGAGAATAACAATGTAGCTGGTGTGGTTACAGGTTTAGCCTGGACGAGTGTTGGCGGTGATATTTTATTTATAGAGTCTATTCTTTCTAAAGGAAAAGGAATGCTTAATATTACCGGAAATCTAGGCAAGGTTATGAAGGAGTCGGCTACCATTGCCATGGAGTATATTAAAGCTAACGCCGATGAATTCGGAATTGATAATGAAGTATTCGATAAATATAATGTACACATTCACGTACCGGAAGGAGCAACGCCTAAAGATGGACCTAGTGCAGGTATTACCATGTTAACGTCGTTAGTGTCTTTATTCACTCAAAAGAAAGTGAAGAAACATTTAGCGATGACAGGAGAGATTACCCTTCGTGGCAAAGTGCTTCCTGTAGGAGGTATTAAAGAGAAAATTTTAGCAGCTAAACGTGCTCATATTAAAGAAATTATTCTTTGTGAAGAAAACAGACGTGATATCGAAGAGATTAAGCAGGATTATTTAAAAGGCTTGACGTTTCATTACGTCACAGATATGAGTGAGGTTATAAAAATAGCTGTCACGAATCAAAAAGTAACAAATGCTAAAAAGCTATAA
- the cmk gene encoding (d)CMP kinase encodes MNNKITIAIDGFSSTGKSTVAKQLAKYLGYVYVDTGAMYRAVAYYAMGNGFITKDYFDKKGLIDKLSDINIAFKFNEGLGFAEVYLNSVNVEKKIRTLEVSEFVSTVAAVSEVRHKLVEQQQQMGKDKGVVMDGRDIGTVVFPDAELKLFMTASAETRAQRRYKELIDRGDAVVYDEVLKNVQERDYIDTHREDSPLVKADDAIEVDNSNMSLEEQFNVILDLVNKAIYK; translated from the coding sequence ATGAATAATAAAATTACCATTGCCATAGACGGATTTTCTTCAACGGGAAAAAGTACGGTTGCGAAGCAGTTAGCAAAGTATTTAGGCTATGTGTATGTTGATACCGGCGCTATGTATCGTGCTGTGGCCTATTATGCTATGGGTAATGGATTTATAACTAAAGATTATTTTGATAAGAAAGGTTTAATTGATAAACTTTCAGATATCAATATTGCTTTTAAGTTTAATGAAGGTTTAGGTTTTGCTGAGGTGTATTTGAATAGTGTTAATGTTGAAAAAAAGATTAGAACCCTCGAAGTGTCCGAATTTGTTAGTACCGTTGCGGCTGTTTCTGAAGTCAGACATAAACTGGTGGAACAGCAACAGCAAATGGGGAAAGATAAAGGTGTTGTTATGGATGGACGTGATATTGGTACAGTCGTGTTTCCTGATGCCGAATTAAAACTATTTATGACAGCTTCAGCTGAAACCAGAGCACAGCGCCGTTACAAAGAGCTTATTGATAGAGGAGATGCTGTAGTGTATGATGAGGTTTTAAAAAATGTTCAGGAGCGCGATTATATTGATACACATCGGGAAGATTCTCCTTTGGTAAAAGCTGATGATGCTATTGAAGTCGATAATTCTAATATGAGTCTGGAAGAGCAATTTAATGTTATTCTGGATTTAGTAAATAAAGCAATATATAAATAA
- a CDS encoding rhomboid family intramembrane serine protease, whose protein sequence is MGNLNLITIVIIAANVLISYKGFSDYGFFDRYKFQVGSVQRGEKVRLFSSAFLHVDTQHLLFNMLTLYFFANTVLSLGVVSFLFIYIGSLLFGNVLSLYFHKNEYHYSAVGASGAVTGVLYSAILLRPDMTLMFFLIPIPIPAYIFGIGYLLYSIYGMKNRIGNIGHDAHFGGAVGGYIITLVLAPSLFQENLLMIVLLAIPIILLYILRKSGKM, encoded by the coding sequence ATGGGTAATTTAAATTTAATAACCATTGTAATAATTGCTGCAAATGTGCTGATATCTTATAAAGGGTTTAGTGATTATGGTTTTTTTGATAGGTATAAATTTCAGGTTGGCAGTGTGCAACGTGGGGAGAAAGTACGTTTGTTTAGTTCGGCGTTTTTACATGTAGACACTCAACATTTACTGTTTAATATGTTAACCTTGTACTTCTTTGCTAATACTGTTTTGAGTTTGGGAGTAGTTAGCTTTTTATTTATTTATATAGGGAGTTTGTTGTTTGGTAATGTCTTGTCGTTATACTTTCATAAGAATGAATATCATTATAGTGCCGTGGGGGCTAGTGGAGCTGTAACAGGCGTATTGTATTCAGCCATTTTATTAAGACCTGATATGACTTTGATGTTTTTTTTGATTCCCATTCCCATTCCAGCTTATATTTTTGGTATCGGTTATTTGTTATATTCTATCTATGGTATGAAAAACAGAATAGGTAATATTGGTCACGATGCGCATTTTGGTGGGGCAGTAGGAGGGTATATTATTACATTGGTATTAGCACCCTCGTTGTTTCAGGAAAATCTATTAATGATTGTGTTGCTAGCTATTCCAATTATTCTACTCTATATTCTTAGGAAATCAGGGAAAATGTAA